The Acidobacteriota bacterium genome contains a region encoding:
- a CDS encoding phasin family protein yields the protein MRTTNRKTAPKLPFEVPAPVQQALKNAGTELDRLGAKAKTAAVKAEKSVRVAARDFAKKSETIRKDPRAFAMDVVESGKDLGEKLTKDVKTRVQKAGKQAARRAEDVTKMVGDKVGSAVEMGLHRLNVPTRHELRSLSAKVDTLGRKIDTLKSRKPAAKARRAR from the coding sequence ATGAGAACCACCAACCGCAAGACCGCCCCGAAACTGCCCTTTGAGGTCCCCGCCCCGGTCCAGCAGGCGCTCAAGAACGCCGGCACGGAGCTCGACCGCCTCGGAGCCAAGGCGAAGACCGCTGCCGTCAAGGCCGAGAAGTCGGTCCGCGTCGCCGCCCGCGACTTCGCGAAAAAGAGCGAGACGATCCGGAAGGACCCGCGCGCCTTCGCCATGGACGTCGTCGAGTCCGGCAAGGACCTCGGCGAGAAGCTCACGAAGGACGTGAAGACCCGCGTCCAGAAGGCCGGCAAGCAGGCCGCCCGCCGTGCCGAGGACGTCACGAAGATGGTCGGCGACAAGGTCGGCTCGGCCGTCGAGATGGGCCTCCACCGCCTGAACGTCCCCACGCGCCACGAGCTCCGCTCGCTGTCCGCCAAGGTCGACACGCTCGGCAGGAAGATCGACACGCTCAAGTCGCGCAAGCCGGCCGCGAAGGCCCGCCGCGCTCGCTGA
- the hutU gene encoding urocanate hydratase — MSAPASAPPYAPPALPKGTVLACRSWLTEAPYRMLLNNLDPEVAERREDLVVYGGSGKAARNPECLEAILRELRRLGDDETLLVQSGKPVGVFRTHPDAPRVLIANSNLVPKWGTWDEFRRLEALGLTMYGQMTAGSWIYIGTQGILQGTYETFAEAARRDLGSPDGSLAGRLAVTAGLGGMGGAQPLAVTMCGGTALVAEVDAARIDKRLATRYLDLRIDGLDAAIDRALAAKDAKEAVSIGVRANAVDLLERLLARGIVPDVLTDQTSAHDELNGYVPHGLPYDEALRLRTADPEAYRRRSIASMGAHVTAMLELKRRGAVTFDYGNNLRAGAVEAGVGNAYDIVGFVPLYIRPLFCEGKGPFRWAALSGDPADIAETDRTVLELFPENAALRRWITLARERVAFQGLPARICWLGYGERAKAGLAFNELVRSGRVKAPIVIGRDHLDCGSVASPNRETEGMKDGSDAIADWPLLNAMLNTAAGATWVSIHHGGGVGIGYSLHAGMVVVADGTDAAAARLERVLTTDPGMGVIRHADAGYSEAVACAEANGIPVPMRR, encoded by the coding sequence ATGTCCGCTCCCGCGTCCGCCCCGCCGTATGCCCCCCCCGCGCTGCCGAAGGGGACCGTCCTGGCCTGCCGGTCGTGGCTCACGGAAGCCCCTTACCGCATGCTGCTCAACAACCTGGACCCCGAGGTCGCCGAGCGCCGCGAGGATCTCGTCGTCTACGGCGGCTCGGGAAAGGCCGCCCGGAACCCCGAGTGTCTCGAGGCGATCCTCCGGGAGCTCCGGCGCCTCGGTGACGACGAGACCCTTCTCGTCCAGTCGGGAAAGCCCGTCGGCGTCTTCCGGACCCACCCCGACGCCCCGAGGGTTCTCATCGCGAACTCCAACCTGGTGCCGAAATGGGGCACCTGGGACGAATTCCGTCGGCTCGAGGCCCTCGGACTGACCATGTACGGGCAGATGACCGCGGGCTCGTGGATCTACATCGGAACGCAGGGAATTCTTCAGGGCACGTACGAGACCTTTGCGGAGGCTGCGCGACGCGATCTCGGGTCGCCGGACGGTTCGCTCGCCGGGCGCCTCGCCGTCACGGCGGGCCTCGGCGGCATGGGCGGCGCCCAGCCGCTGGCCGTCACGATGTGCGGGGGAACGGCGCTCGTGGCCGAGGTCGACGCGGCGCGCATCGACAAGCGCCTCGCCACGCGTTATCTCGACCTCCGGATCGACGGGCTGGACGCGGCGATCGACCGCGCGCTCGCCGCGAAGGACGCGAAGGAGGCGGTGTCGATCGGCGTCCGCGCCAACGCGGTGGATCTCCTCGAGCGGCTTCTGGCCCGCGGGATCGTCCCGGACGTCCTCACGGACCAGACTTCGGCGCACGACGAGCTGAACGGATACGTCCCGCACGGCCTGCCGTACGACGAGGCGCTGCGCCTCCGGACGGCGGACCCCGAGGCCTACCGCCGCCGGTCGATCGCGTCGATGGGCGCGCACGTGACGGCCATGCTGGAGCTCAAGCGCCGCGGCGCCGTGACGTTCGATTACGGCAACAACCTGCGCGCGGGAGCGGTCGAGGCCGGCGTCGGGAACGCCTACGACATCGTCGGGTTCGTCCCGCTCTACATCCGGCCTCTCTTCTGCGAGGGCAAAGGGCCTTTCCGGTGGGCCGCGCTCTCCGGCGATCCCGCCGACATCGCCGAGACGGACCGCACCGTTCTCGAGCTCTTCCCGGAGAACGCCGCGCTCCGCCGCTGGATCACGCTCGCGCGCGAGCGTGTCGCGTTTCAGGGCCTGCCGGCGCGCATCTGCTGGCTCGGCTACGGCGAGCGCGCGAAGGCGGGCCTCGCCTTCAACGAGCTCGTCAGGAGCGGACGCGTGAAGGCGCCGATCGTGATCGGCCGCGACCACCTCGACTGCGGCTCGGTCGCCTCGCCGAACCGGGAGACGGAGGGCATGAAGGACGGGAGCGACGCCATCGCGGACTGGCCGCTCCTGAACGCGATGCTCAACACGGCCGCCGGCGCGACATGGGTCTCGATCCACCACGGCGGCGGCGTCGGGATCGGCTATTCGCTGCACGCGGGCATGGTCGTCGTGGCGGACGGCACGGACGCGGCCGCCGCGCGGCTCGAGCGCGTGCTCACGACGGATCCGGGCATGGGCGTGATCCGGCACGCGGACGCGGGCTACTCCGAAGCGGTGGCGTGCGCGGAGGCGAACGGCATCCCGGTCCCGATGCGCCGGTGA
- the pssA gene encoding CDP-diacylglycerol--serine O-phosphatidyltransferase: MADSPSIAPRRGVRRGVYVLPALFTAGNIFCGFLSLDASARGAFETAAILIFVAGFFDGIDGRVARLTGTTSAFGEQLDSLCDVVSFGVAPAFLVYNWGLSSFGRAGLLVSFLFAVCGASRLARFNVQIHVVDKRWFVGLPIPSAAGALCGLIWAVPSSHLTDPLRAVFMGVTAALAFLMVSTFRYRSFKDLDIKSRRGRLYFLLFAAALALIWWLRQYALAGLLATYAASAPIARLAGLFRRRPADSAA; the protein is encoded by the coding sequence TTGGCCGACTCCCCTTCGATCGCCCCGCGCCGCGGGGTTCGCCGGGGGGTTTACGTGCTGCCCGCGCTTTTCACCGCGGGCAACATCTTCTGCGGCTTTCTCTCGCTCGACGCTTCCGCGAGGGGTGCGTTCGAGACCGCGGCGATCCTCATCTTCGTCGCGGGATTCTTCGACGGGATCGACGGGCGCGTCGCCCGGCTGACCGGAACGACTTCCGCGTTCGGCGAGCAGCTGGATTCCCTCTGTGACGTCGTCTCCTTCGGCGTCGCGCCCGCCTTTCTCGTCTACAACTGGGGGCTCTCCTCCTTCGGCCGCGCGGGCCTCCTCGTCTCGTTCCTCTTCGCGGTCTGCGGGGCCTCGCGCCTCGCCCGCTTCAACGTCCAGATCCACGTCGTGGACAAGCGGTGGTTCGTCGGGCTTCCGATCCCGTCCGCGGCGGGCGCGCTCTGCGGCCTCATCTGGGCTGTTCCGTCCTCCCACCTCACGGACCCGCTCCGCGCCGTCTTCATGGGCGTCACGGCGGCGCTCGCGTTCCTCATGGTTTCGACGTTCCGCTACCGGTCATTCAAGGATCTCGACATCAAGTCGCGCCGCGGCCGGCTCTACTTCCTGCTTTTCGCGGCGGCCCTCGCCCTCATCTGGTGGCTGCGCCAGTACGCTCTGGCGGGCCTTCTCGCGACGTACGCCGCGTCGGCGCCCATCGCGCGGCTCGCCGGACTGTTCCGGCGCCGCCCGGCCGACAGCGCCGCGTGA
- a CDS encoding YdcH family protein: MQSLTEEIKHELASHNDEFKNLLKNHHDHERRLAELASKTFLSTDEEIEEKRLKKEKLHLKDRMEEIAREHRARVSAH, encoded by the coding sequence ATGCAGTCCTTGACCGAGGAAATCAAGCACGAACTGGCCAGCCACAACGACGAGTTCAAGAACCTTCTGAAGAACCACCACGACCACGAACGCCGGCTGGCCGAGCTCGCGTCCAAGACCTTCCTCTCCACGGACGAGGAGATCGAGGAAAAGCGGCTGAAAAAGGAAAAGCTCCACCTGAAGGACCGCATGGAAGAGATCGCGCGCGAACATCGGGCGCGGGTCTCCGCGCACTAG
- the rimI gene encoding ribosomal protein S18-alanine N-acetyltransferase, producing MSALAESITTRDAHAVDLDAIAALERAAFPVPWKREYFEVEIGAAHRFNRVAIGPRGDLAGYVFCAFAAGELHVNKIATSERHRRSGIASYLMDEVLGFAEAARVEEIYLEVRVSNRAARAFYARLGFREAGRRSRYYLDGEDALVLVRDMRKTAS from the coding sequence GTGAGCGCGCTGGCCGAATCCATCACGACGCGCGACGCCCACGCGGTCGACCTGGACGCGATCGCCGCGCTCGAACGCGCGGCCTTCCCGGTGCCCTGGAAACGCGAGTACTTCGAGGTCGAGATCGGCGCCGCGCACCGCTTCAACAGGGTCGCGATCGGCCCGCGAGGCGACCTCGCAGGCTACGTCTTCTGCGCCTTCGCCGCGGGCGAGCTCCACGTCAACAAGATCGCGACCAGCGAGAGGCACAGGCGCAGCGGCATCGCGTCGTACCTGATGGACGAGGTTCTCGGATTCGCCGAGGCCGCCCGCGTCGAGGAGATCTACCTCGAGGTCCGCGTCTCGAACCGCGCGGCGCGGGCTTTCTACGCCCGCCTCGGTTTCCGGGAGGCCGGACGGAGGAGCCGCTATTACCTGGACGGGGAAGACGCCCTCGTTCTGGTCCGGGACATGAGGAAAACGGCTTCTTGA
- the tsaB gene encoding tRNA (adenosine(37)-N6)-threonylcarbamoyltransferase complex dimerization subunit type 1 TsaB, with translation MLASTQPPLMRVLSLDSASPGPALAVADEAGRGPVTALPAAAAEAIPNAVAAALAGAGLAVADLDRVAVLSGPGSFTGLRAGMAFARGLARARGIPLVLVPTFRAASSALPEPADVLFVLDAGRGEVHAARRGAGRLAEEPAPRPREEVLAAAAAAGVPVVDLALAGLPLASAAARVAAAAGPEFSGGIVYGRRSAAEEKLGVP, from the coding sequence ATGCTAGCATCGACGCAACCCCCGTTGATGCGCGTCCTCTCGCTCGATTCGGCTTCTCCCGGACCCGCGCTGGCGGTCGCGGACGAGGCCGGCCGCGGCCCGGTGACCGCGCTGCCCGCCGCGGCCGCCGAGGCGATCCCGAACGCCGTCGCCGCCGCGCTCGCCGGGGCCGGCCTCGCCGTCGCCGACCTCGACCGCGTCGCCGTCCTCTCGGGCCCCGGGTCCTTCACGGGCCTGCGCGCCGGGATGGCCTTCGCGCGCGGCCTCGCGCGCGCCCGGGGGATCCCGCTCGTCCTCGTCCCGACGTTCCGCGCCGCATCGTCGGCCCTTCCCGAGCCCGCCGACGTCCTCTTCGTCCTCGACGCCGGCCGGGGCGAGGTCCACGCGGCCCGCCGCGGCGCCGGCCGCCTTGCGGAAGAGCCGGCCCCGCGCCCTCGCGAAGAGGTCCTCGCCGCAGCGGCCGCCGCGGGCGTCCCGGTCGTGGACCTCGCGCTCGCCGGCCTGCCGCTCGCCTCGGCGGCCGCGCGTGTCGCGGCCGCCGCCGGGCCGGAATTCTCCGGCGGAATCGTCTACGGCCGCCGCAGCGCGGCCGAAGAAAAGCTCGGGGTGCCGTGA
- the mutS gene encoding DNA mismatch repair protein MutS: MRATPMLEQYWALKREAGDAILLYRLGDFYEMFFEDAEIAAPLLGLVLTARHKDSDIEAPMCGIPQHALETYLARLVTAGKKVAISEQTEAAAKGRALVARKIVRVVTPGTIVDPERLDARRANEMAAVAWDGAGAAVSSLDLSTGDFSVLPLRDASAVSEWLLRRAPRELVVFPSDRERAEALLGALRSGWADPPALSTLASESPRGASACELLKRHFRTATLEPFGLGEGGPSVDAAAALLSYARTTQRADCDHVRSLRREAEGDGLVVDSVTAGHLELFRSARDGSADGTLVSLLDRTGTAFGARTLRRLLERPLGKIPEIEGRLDAVEELTADAARLEALAKGFREIPDLPRLVSRLAVGAGTPRDLASLAAGLVRAARLSGTLDGVSCTLLAPGGDASPDGVPFGLGESVSARLVAEPPLSAKEGGLFRDGVDAQVDEIRTLRRESATVLAALEAGEKAARGIPTLRVKFNQVFGHVFEVPGAARAKIPEDALKRQTLANVERYATPALVEVDEKLRSADARLAARELELFQNLVAEVVVESGRILAASARLGLLDALVSFARVARAAAWTRPRLVEEPILDVEGGRHPVVEALRPREPFVPNDASLGGEGAHVVVLTGPNMGGKSTYLRQNAILVLLAHAGSFVPAASARVGLCDRIFTRVGASDSLVRGESTFLVEMAETAHILRHATERSLVILDEIGRGTSTFDGLSLAWAIAEHLHDTGARRVLFATHYHELTEMALVKPDVVNRTMTAKEWNGEVVFLRKVSDGTADRSYGVQVARLAGIPEPVLVRAREILGNLERHQLDVGGRPVLAEHAGAPPQKNAQLDLFRGQGEIVLDTIGKAEIDAMTPLAALQLLASLQHRLRGED, translated from the coding sequence ATGCGCGCGACGCCCATGCTCGAGCAGTACTGGGCACTGAAGCGGGAAGCAGGAGACGCGATCCTCCTCTACCGCCTCGGGGACTTCTACGAGATGTTCTTCGAGGACGCCGAGATCGCGGCTCCGCTGCTCGGTCTGGTGCTCACGGCCCGCCACAAGGACTCGGACATCGAGGCCCCGATGTGCGGGATCCCGCAGCACGCTCTCGAGACGTACCTCGCCCGCCTCGTGACGGCGGGGAAGAAGGTCGCGATCTCCGAGCAGACCGAGGCGGCGGCCAAGGGCCGAGCCCTCGTCGCCCGGAAGATCGTCCGCGTCGTCACGCCGGGGACGATCGTCGACCCCGAGCGCCTCGACGCGCGGCGCGCGAACGAGATGGCGGCCGTCGCCTGGGACGGAGCTGGCGCGGCCGTGTCCTCGCTCGACCTCTCCACGGGCGATTTCTCCGTCCTTCCGCTGCGAGACGCGAGCGCGGTCTCCGAGTGGCTCCTGAGGCGCGCGCCGCGCGAGCTCGTGGTCTTCCCGTCGGACCGCGAGCGGGCCGAGGCGCTCCTCGGGGCCCTGCGCTCCGGCTGGGCGGATCCGCCCGCGCTCTCGACGCTCGCGTCGGAATCGCCGCGCGGCGCGAGCGCGTGCGAGCTGTTGAAGCGCCATTTCAGGACCGCGACTCTCGAGCCGTTCGGGCTCGGCGAAGGCGGCCCGTCGGTGGACGCCGCGGCGGCGCTTCTCTCGTACGCGCGCACGACCCAGCGCGCCGACTGCGACCACGTGCGATCGCTGAGGCGCGAGGCCGAGGGCGACGGGCTCGTCGTCGACTCGGTGACCGCGGGTCACCTCGAGCTCTTCCGCTCGGCCCGGGACGGAAGCGCGGACGGCACGCTCGTGTCGCTCCTCGACCGGACGGGCACGGCGTTCGGGGCGCGGACGCTGCGCCGTCTGCTCGAGCGCCCGCTCGGGAAGATCCCCGAGATCGAGGGCCGCCTGGACGCCGTCGAGGAGCTCACGGCCGACGCGGCCCGGCTCGAGGCGCTCGCGAAGGGCTTTCGCGAGATCCCCGACCTCCCGCGCCTCGTCTCGCGCCTCGCGGTGGGCGCCGGCACGCCCCGCGACCTCGCCTCGCTCGCCGCCGGGCTCGTCCGGGCGGCCCGCCTCTCCGGGACGCTGGACGGCGTTTCCTGCACGCTCCTCGCGCCGGGCGGCGACGCCTCGCCCGACGGCGTTCCCTTCGGGCTGGGCGAGTCCGTTTCCGCGCGCCTCGTCGCCGAGCCGCCGCTTTCGGCGAAGGAGGGCGGACTCTTCCGCGACGGCGTGGACGCGCAGGTGGACGAGATCCGCACGCTGCGGCGCGAGTCGGCGACTGTTCTCGCCGCGCTCGAGGCCGGCGAGAAGGCCGCGCGGGGGATCCCGACGCTGCGCGTGAAGTTCAACCAGGTCTTCGGCCACGTGTTCGAGGTGCCGGGCGCCGCCCGCGCGAAGATTCCCGAAGACGCGCTCAAGCGCCAGACGCTCGCGAACGTCGAGCGCTACGCGACGCCCGCGCTCGTGGAGGTCGACGAGAAGCTGCGGTCGGCCGACGCCCGCCTCGCCGCGCGCGAGCTCGAGCTCTTCCAGAATCTCGTCGCCGAGGTCGTCGTGGAGTCGGGCCGCATCCTCGCGGCCTCCGCGCGCCTCGGGCTCCTCGACGCGCTCGTCTCGTTCGCGCGCGTCGCCCGTGCCGCCGCCTGGACGCGGCCGCGCCTCGTCGAGGAGCCGATTCTCGACGTGGAGGGCGGCCGCCACCCGGTCGTCGAGGCGCTCCGCCCGCGCGAGCCGTTCGTCCCGAACGACGCGAGCCTGGGCGGCGAGGGGGCGCACGTCGTCGTCCTGACGGGCCCGAACATGGGCGGCAAGTCGACGTACCTGAGGCAGAACGCGATCCTCGTCCTCCTCGCGCACGCCGGCTCGTTCGTGCCGGCCGCGTCCGCGCGCGTCGGGCTCTGCGACCGCATCTTCACGCGCGTGGGCGCGTCGGACTCGCTCGTCCGCGGCGAGTCGACCTTCCTCGTCGAGATGGCCGAGACGGCGCACATCCTGCGGCACGCGACGGAGAGGAGCCTCGTGATCCTCGACGAGATCGGACGCGGCACGTCGACGTTCGACGGCCTGTCGCTCGCGTGGGCGATCGCCGAGCACCTCCACGACACCGGCGCGCGGCGCGTCCTCTTCGCGACGCACTACCACGAGCTGACCGAGATGGCGCTCGTGAAGCCGGACGTCGTGAACCGCACGATGACGGCGAAGGAGTGGAACGGCGAGGTCGTCTTCCTCAGGAAAGTGAGCGACGGCACGGCCGACCGCTCGTACGGGGTGCAGGTCGCGCGGCTGGCGGGAATTCCGGAGCCCGTCCTCGTCCGGGCGCGCGAGATCCTCGGCAACCTCGAGCGCCACCAGCTCGACGTCGGCGGGCGGCCCGTGCTGGCCGAGCACGCGGGCGCGCCGCCGCAGAAGAACGCGCAGCTCGACCTCTTCCGCGGGCAGGGGGAAATCGTGCTCGACACGATCGGCAAGGCCGAGATCGACGCGATGACGCCGCTGGCCGCCTTGCAGCTCCTGGCCTCTCTTCAGCACCGGCTGAGGGGGGAAGATTGA
- a CDS encoding glycoside hydrolase family 3 protein gives MAGAERFVFGLRGPALEADERAFFAAHPPLGFLLFKRNLQSPSQTVELLEALRGVAPAAGAAGAPPLLFVDQEGGTVDRLGPLVGVPFASAAACSEAGTDRIHENAYLMGRAARMLGFDVDFAPCLDLGQPGAGAVVLEGRCFGFHAEDVVIGGMVFLHGLARAGLATCVKHFPGLGRGAVDSHAKLPVVDAHDVDLMVTDIAPFTKLARGADGVMVGHAAYPGFENGALVPASCSPKIHSILRGPVRFDGVVYSDDLEMSALEGTLPERAERAAAAGCDAVILSKTFEAYEEAVARVAALGPDPARDERFAAIRRRVAGAPRPRFTEEAWAKLAEEAAAFAELMARPREKRRDEDFGRFS, from the coding sequence ATGGCTGGGGCTGAGCGCTTCGTGTTCGGGCTGCGTGGCCCCGCGCTGGAGGCGGACGAGCGCGCGTTTTTCGCGGCGCACCCACCCCTCGGCTTCCTCCTATTCAAAAGAAATCTTCAATCACCTTCGCAAACGGTCGAGCTGCTGGAGGCGTTGAGGGGGGTCGCGCCGGCCGCGGGCGCGGCCGGCGCCCCGCCTCTCCTCTTCGTCGACCAGGAGGGCGGCACCGTCGACCGCCTCGGCCCGCTCGTCGGCGTGCCGTTCGCCTCTGCCGCCGCCTGCTCGGAGGCGGGGACGGACCGCATCCACGAGAACGCGTACCTCATGGGCCGTGCCGCGCGGATGCTCGGTTTCGACGTGGACTTCGCGCCCTGTCTCGACCTCGGGCAGCCCGGCGCGGGCGCCGTCGTCCTCGAGGGCCGCTGCTTCGGCTTCCACGCCGAGGACGTCGTGATCGGCGGGATGGTCTTCCTGCACGGCCTCGCACGCGCGGGTCTCGCGACGTGCGTCAAGCACTTCCCGGGACTCGGGCGCGGCGCGGTCGACTCGCACGCGAAGCTGCCCGTCGTGGACGCGCACGACGTCGACCTCATGGTCACGGACATCGCGCCGTTCACGAAGCTCGCCCGCGGCGCGGACGGCGTCATGGTGGGCCACGCGGCGTACCCCGGGTTCGAAAACGGCGCGCTCGTGCCGGCGTCGTGCTCGCCGAAGATCCACTCCATCCTGCGCGGCCCCGTCCGGTTCGACGGCGTCGTCTACTCGGACGACCTCGAGATGAGCGCGCTGGAGGGAACGCTGCCCGAGCGCGCCGAACGCGCTGCCGCGGCCGGCTGCGACGCCGTGATCCTCTCGAAGACGTTCGAGGCGTACGAGGAGGCGGTGGCCCGCGTGGCCGCTCTCGGCCCAGATCCCGCGCGCGACGAGCGCTTCGCCGCCATCCGGCGGCGCGTCGCGGGCGCACCGCGCCCGCGGTTCACGGAAGAGGCGTGGGCGAAACTCGCGGAAGAAGCCGCAGCTTTCGCCGAGCTGATGGCCAGGCCAAGAGAGAAGAGAAGAGACGAGGACTTCGGAAGATTCTCTTAG